The Argentina anserina chromosome 5, drPotAnse1.1, whole genome shotgun sequence genome includes the window AAAGTGAGCGACGTGTTGCTTCGGgttccctttaccttcaaattgttggaactTTGGTGGTTGATATCCTAGCGACATCCTTAAGTTGTCGATCCTCttagtgtaaggtttggagtaacTGAGGGAGTCACGATaaggacctccatattgagcccgaatcgagttggtgatgatgtcctgcaattgctggagtgacaaggaaccaagcgagtcgTCATTGTTCTTAgacgtttctcccttttcGTTTATTTTGCTCCTGCCAGGCGACCCTTTGGTGGAGCTCTCATCATCGTGATCTCCCAACTTGCTATAAAGCTCAACAATTTTCATGTTCTTTTCTTCAACTgttcgggtgagcttttcaaccatctccaacagattggagagGTTCTCCTCGATTGTGGATGTCCCCGTCACCAATACCTGCACATTGTCAGAATAGGACTCATGCGCCATAGAATGAAAGTTGTCGCCATCTTCTTTGAGACTTCTATGGTATGATGCCATGTTTGATTCGTCATAagagaaaacgtcttccaggatagggccatcaccatgaacggaTATAGGATATTGCACTTTTGGCTCCTTCTCTtttgacacttgcttcttcccactctgagaggcatgctctattgctcccaagctctccaaggtgatgactggttgacgaggcttactagAAACTGCCATAAATGTCAtgggttgagctctagccacgctccgggtgacaagggcaatcaattcactctttgatttggagaatgtttgtttggatttcttgaccggctcggcctctccgcttgacctcgcggttgtggacttggatttttTCGATAGAacggcttggttgttcttagaagccatcgcacaaatgaaatatttcttcggagaaggagatgagaggccaaaaatgtcccactgggcgtgccaatttgtagaacgagaatctgaaaataaataagagtgcagacacgtgtacaaataaaatgtaatttattgataatcaagcgcgaggttacaatctttgtgaactcctctaaTTTTATCTCCGTATGTAGCTTGGCtaaagggtgacatgcacttgatcttgataatttgagtttagatttagatttgatgaagaacgagcgatttggtagcttgacgattcttcatggacttgagtttgaatttggatttgatgaagaacgagcgatttggtagcttgacgattcttcgtggacttgagtttgaatttggatttgatgaagaacgagcgatttggtagcttgacgattcttcgtggacttgagtttggatttggatttgatgaagaacgagcgatttggtagcttgacgattcttcgtggacttgagtttggatttggacttgatgaagaacgagcgatttgataGGTTGACGATTCTTCATggacttgaatttggatttggatttgatgaagaacgagcgatttgatagcttgacgattcttcatggacttgggagacttcgggatttctcgagagtgatcttgcttaagtgattttctctcttcttctccaacaaAAATCCCCCATTTCTTTATGTTGGaagggggtatttatagtgtcaaagttttttttaatagaatattttaatgacactaaaataataaatttctttaattgtataattaaatcaatatatattttctgattaatttaaaattagttctAATAACTGaattaaacatattcaaataattgatttaattataattgttaaagaatttattaatttaatcaaatatccgattaccattttgaatcgtcaatgacattcaattttcgatttaagtcggaatcacgtagtttcgatttaagtcggaatcacgtagtttcgattacgatcatctatttatgtgctgacgcgAGTTTTATTAGGATCCGTACTgattttgttgacttttgggccacgtgtgcaattttgtcgggtttttggttgatttaattaattaatgaagatgatttacttcattaaatttcttgtgtctacaatagttaaaacacaaaaatgaaatataaacTCAAATTATTTGGAGTAATATGATAGAATCGCAAAACGATACTTGCATCTCATAAGTTATGAACATTGTGAATCCCAAAGAAGTAGATATAATACTATTGTTCTTCATTACTATTACTGTTGAGATCGCATGTTGTTTTTCTTTGCATTTAGTTATTTATgtcatactaatattttgtgaagtaACTGTACTTTATGCAGTACTTCGCAAAGTCAAAACTATCAAAAATCGAACCACGTACTTCGTGCTAATAACGTGTTGTAGGAAATATGGAATTGGTCTACTCATTTCATTTATACTCCCCTTTATATATGGGTCagaattacaatagaaataaaatagtaattaatgctacataatggtgattgatatGTTACGTCCGTTGATCATAAATTTCATTAACTCATTCCGTTATTTACTTTAACGAATACACACTAatgatgtttttccttcaacaatatgaacatatttttatatttattacttATGTATTTTTTCCATCTATTGAATTGCTTGTCTTGTTTTTGCATTTTGTAGATAATCAAAATGTATAAAAAATCAATCcgtaaaataaatattcaatGGCCATCAACATGATAAATGACAACAATAATAATTGTGCATCACAACTTCACAAGATCTTTTTGACAGGCGCATCACGCATGTATAAAAGCTAGTTAGCCCTTAAGCATCTTACATTTgttaaaatattaaataattcAATATTGCTCCTTAAGGAATaaggaaaataatatatgtgaAATATAaacactttatttttttgaatataaatatatacatttactatatattaatttggAAAACACTATTTATGATACTGTTCATAAGCTTTGTGTGAAATTACAATTTTAtccttattttgattttaatcacgtacttgccactaACCTATGTTTAAAATTCGGTGGTGATGAACATGCGTCATAAATTTTTTCGGCTCTTGCTCTCACTGCTTCGCTCTCCATTCTGGAACTTTCATGTTAATCTGGGTTTTTTCTTCAGCCATCTACTTCATTTGGAACAGTGTATTTTCCATTTTATCTCTGCTATTAGTTATCAAATTTGGTGTCCAATTACAGTTTCACCTTTCTTTTATTTACTTTGACGTTGCAGTGAAGTTTTGGTTCTCTGCTCCGTTCTTGCATACtcttaaatatatacataatagatcaaaatcatcaaatatgAAACTGATGTGTATTGAGTGTTGCATCTCTACTCTCTGTTTTTTTAAAGGATGTCGCGGTCATTTTCTCTGTTTAATTATGGTTCAAAAAGTAAAGAATGTATGTTTCAAGTTACCGCAGAGTTATATTTACTGGAATCGAATATCAATGCTTATTACGTacttcatttatatatatatttctggtAAAATATGTATGAAGCTTAATTTTACAATTTCAAAAACTCCGCTCCAACTTGCATGCTTTTTATCTAACAACGCATTTCAATATGAACATTGACATTAACACAAAGCCGCAGCAATGCGCGGTCTCAATTTCTAGTTGTATAGCATTACGCGATAGGGCGATAGAGAGAAACTGTTGGGATCAATTTGTAAGAAACTAATTAAACTAAGGATTCTACAAGACAACTATATCATTCTTCATAGCTACCCATTTTAGTTTAATTacagagtttttttttaatttctaattcTAAGACATTTCCTATGTGAGGCCCGAAGGCAAATCCAGTGGAGGAAAACCCACAATGCTCCACAATGGTACACCGTTACATACCGAAGCGGAATGACCTGTCTAGAAATCAGACATCAGGGTATCCCCACGACCGAAAGTAATTCCTCAGACATAAAACTAATCCATGTCGGGACCCAAATGAAATAGTTTAATACATATGATTCTACAACAGTACAACTGCACAATAACTGctagattttgtttttgtttttttattatcaTCTTAATTTTAAGTTTTATGTCCATTAATCTCCCGGTTCATTGCATAGGTTAGTGCCCAAATGTCCACAGTCCAATTCGCATGCATAGGTCATCAGTCATCCCAGAGCATATGTGTTCTGTGTACCCCAAAGGGTACATAATAAATGCATGGTTTAGCACAATAACTGCTAGATGATGATAACTGCCTACTAATCTGGGCCATAAGACCTTATTAATACTACTAATATGGGCTCAGCCCTACAGAGAAGCCTACTGCAATTATATATACGGAAGTAGAGATTAATATCCTAACAGAATcgtaaagaaaaataaaattagggttttggtGATAGATCATAGATCTACAGTATGGCCTTCGCTAATCGACTCCGATCTACCCTCCCTCTCCAAGTCCTCGTCAGCAAGGTTCTCAGATCGGAACCGCTCTCCGCCGCTGCACAGCGGGCTGTCGTTTCCCCTACTTTGTCCCAAAACAATAACAAATCCGATGAGTTGTCCAGGAACTTCAATTCTATTTCCTCTGAGAATAACAAGGATAAGAAGGTGAAGTTGCCTCTGGTTTTGTTTGGAGGTTATGGGAAATATGCCTCTGCTTTGTACATTGCTGCAACAAAAACCAATTCATTGGACAAAGTCGAGTCTGAGATTCTCGATTTTGTTCATTCTATCAAGAACACCCCAGAGCTTTCTCAGTTCACCAAGGATCCGTCAGTGCCTGCTCATTCTAGAGTGAAGGCGATGGAGGCGATTTCTGCTCAGGCTGAACATTCAGATATTACAACGAACTTTTTGGGTATGATATGCATTATTGGATCATATATGGTGCTCGATTATGTTGTACTTAAACAGTGTCTATGATCATGTAAGgtcattttttgtttcttttcgtTTGTAGCTGTGTTGGCTGAACATGGAGGATTAAATCACGTTGAAGGCATCGCCAAGAAATTTGTGGAGTTGACTATGGCACATAAGGGAATAGTGGAAGTTAATGTGACTTCCGTGATTGTAAGTTGTAATTTTTAGATTTTATAGTAAGCTTCATATTATATGAATATCAGTATATCTCAGTACCACATCCTCCATAAACATTGCGCCTTACCGGCTGGTACTCGCTACTCCTTGATAATAATGTTAATATTTAAAGAAATTGAGATTATGGTATATTTCAAAGTAATGGTATATTTCAAACTTTAGTTTCGATATTCAGAGGATTGACAAGTGCAGAAAATAATATCGTATTATATGTTTACCCGGCCCAGCTGTGGTGTTGATCATAGTATTTAAGAGTTTACAATTCGTTTTATTATGATTGCCCCTACGTACGATTTAAGTTTTGGTTCGTTCACCAGATGATGTTGACACTAATATGTTAATGTTTTCTTATTACAGTATGGTTCTTAACTTCTGGCCGGGCCTTGTTAGATTATGAAACACATTTAGAAGAAATTTGTATGATAAATATTGGTGTTACCATACATTTTAGATAgttagatgtatatatgtatatcacAAGACCCGTGTATGATATATTGTTATGTCTGTGATTACCAGCCCCTCCCAGCTGACGAAGAGAAAGAATTGAAGGAGACGATGCAGGAGATACTTGGACAAGGGAAGACAGTGAAGCTCCAACAGAAAATCAATCCGGGGATCCTAGGAGGGCTTGTGGTAGAGTTCCAGCAGAAGATGGTGGACATGTCCATCAGGACTAGGGCACGCCAGATGGAGAGGTACTTGCGGGATCCCAGACACTGGGGCGACCTCCTCGTCTAAATGGTGCGTATCAGTTATTGTCGCAGCCTAGCTATGAAGGGAATAAGTATTGTTCGTTCTTATGCATGCTTTGCACACTGTTAAATTTCATGGTAAAactatttttctttcaagtTTTCAGGCTGAATTTTACTTCCAGGATCTATCCATTTAATTTCAATAAAAGGTTCTTGTTTCTTATAGAGAATAGATAGAAAATGCGAGAGGACACCTACTGTTTCAGTTGGGTTATAACATTTGAACTAGTGGCTTATTGAGCTATTTGATACACGAAGTACTCGCACGTTCAATACTGGCGTACGTAGTGAGCTTGTAATATATACTTTGGCATTCTTGGCGATATACTTGTAGTACGTACAAATTGATACCGTAGTACCGTATAGGCCCTGACGGTCTACGGAGAGATATTTTTGCGGTAATATGATTGAAGGAGCTCAATTTAGGTGCATGCATGTCAAATTTACtatgaaacatatataataaattcgTCCTTGTTTAATATATACAACGAAAGCAATATTGTGCTACGAACTCTACCGTCTATTTCCACCAACTGGCCCCCAGGTCATATTAGATACAATATCAGAGAAAGCAACTTGAACATACACAGTTCTAACTAGCATTACAAAATTCAAGTTCTCGTTTTATTATATCTTGTTGCTTCCTCTCTAGGAACAACCCTGGCCCCGCCGGCGCGGCCACGAGCTCTAAACCCAAGTAAACTACAATAATTCCGGTGTTGATTTTGCTTCTACGGTGTGCACCGTGTGACAAGTCCCCATACACATGTTGCACAGATGAAATCCAATACAACCAGGACCGTTGCTTCGCGCCACTTGGCGGGCGTGGAAATTCTGGGCAGCAAGTACAAATCTCCCACCAAATCCTGAAAGCGAAACACACTCGGAGACCTGATAGAGTTGCGAGTGTGAGTCGGAAACTGACAAGGATCTGAGTTCATTAGTGAACTAGTAATAAGTAAGTGAATTTCgtcaattaaatttaatttcttGGCTCAACATTTTTGGTGGCATCAGCTCCGATCTTTGCTCACTTCTTGTTAACTAAACGCAGTGATTTTCTCGATCAGTTATGGTTTCTTTTCTTGGTATAAATGAAATAGCTTTAGTTCGTAGTTTAGTTGATGTTCGTTTCTCCAAGTCTATGATCCTTCACTGATCTGTTACGCTCATGAGCCTCGGACTCTTCGATATTGCTTGATCATCATATCTGAGTCTTTGTTCATCGAGTAATCCCTGAATCTTTTGGCTTTTGCAGTCTTTGAATTTTTTGATCTTCTTGTTTAGATTCATGTCACGCACTATTAGTGGTTTATGAAATCATTTTGATATATAGCTGAAACCCTTAAACATGTAACCTTTCTTCAATTCTATATTCATCAGTTCATGCATTATGGTTGTACCTTCATTTTGACTATGTGTTTCAGAGCAAGGATTTCGGAGATGGCAACTTTGATAGCCTCAAACTTTTTACCAAGCACCTCACATGTGAATGGAGCTTCAGGCTCAGAAACCAGGACAAACTTGGGACAGATAGCTCTGTGGAACCAACCAATGACTCACAATGGCTTAAGATCTTTGTATAACTTGGATCTGCTTCGGATTCGAACCCGTACTAGTGCATTTTCTCTGCAAGTCATGAGAAAAGCTGCGAGTGATATTGGATCTGTGGGAAGGATCGTCTGTCGTCAAGGAATGAACTTGGTCTTTGTTGCAGCTGAAGTTGGTCCATGGAGCAAAACCGGTGGCCTTGGTGATGTTCTTGGAGGGCTCCCACCAGCTATGGCGGTACGTTAGTCAGTTTCTTGAATTTACTATGAGATTTAATCTTCTCATGTCTTTATATTGGCTGATTCTACATCCTGATTTAATAATGCCTAGGCTAATGGCCACCGAGTCATGACGGTGTCTCCTCGCTATGATCAATACAAAGATGCTTGGGACACTAGTGTACTGGTTGAGGTAAGTTTTGCAAATATTACATCTTTCATGTTTTAGACTGTAATTTACTGATGTTTGCTTTGTAGATTTTCCTCAAACTGATCATCAGTAGCTTTATGTTTCATAGATAGAAGTTGGCGGCAATGTTGAAACTGTTCGGTTCTTCCACTGCTACAAACGTGGAGTTGATCGTGTTTTTGTGGATCATCCATGGTTCCTTGAGAAGGTAGGAATTCTTTTTGGTGTCTTCAGATAATATAGTAAATTTATTGGTCATCTAGCTATGGCTGATTCAATTGCCTTTTTCACTATGAAGGTACGGGGTAAAACAGGATCCAAGATATATGGGCCTAAGGCAGGAGTTGATTACAACGACAACCAATTGCGCTTCAGCTTGTTGTGCCAGGCATGTCATGCTATTTGACttaattttccttttttagAACTTGAAAATGTTTTCCAGTTGAAAGATCAGAAATGAAAGCATTGTATTTGTTGCTTGGATTGGTCTGTAACAATGGAGCTATAGA containing:
- the LOC126795114 gene encoding ATP synthase subunit O, mitochondrial-like, translated to MAFANRLRSTLPLQVLVSKVLRSEPLSAAAQRAVVSPTLSQNNNKSDELSRNFNSISSENNKDKKVKLPLVLFGGYGKYASALYIAATKTNSLDKVESEILDFVHSIKNTPELSQFTKDPSVPAHSRVKAMEAISAQAEHSDITTNFLAVLAEHGGLNHVEGIAKKFVELTMAHKGIVEVNVTSVIPLPADEEKELKETMQEILGQGKTVKLQQKINPGILGGLVVEFQQKMVDMSIRTRARQMERYLRDPRHWGDLLV